One window of the Pieris brassicae chromosome 2, ilPieBrab1.1, whole genome shotgun sequence genome contains the following:
- the LOC123720593 gene encoding sideroflexin-2, with product MSSENRIDITQPLWDQTTFVGRFRHFAFISNPLLSLVPEKELYKAKELYFKYKEGNEPSETRLEQVVRAKQLYESAFHPDSGELQNVFGRMSFQMPGGCLVTGAMLQWYRTATAVVFWQWVNQSFNALVNYTNRNANSPLTTKQMGAAYVSATSAAMATALTFKFVIQKQAKNPILARFVPFAAVAAANWVNIPLMRQNEILLGLDVTDENGNIIGKSQLAPVKGISQVVTSRIVMCAPGMLLLPVIMERIEPKAWMQRIKWAHIGIQTGIVGLFLTFMVPTACAIFPQRCKLSIDTIKRFEKDRYDEIVKNTDGKPPEYVYFNKGL from the exons ATGTCCTCAGAAAATAGAATAGATATCACTCAGCCCTTGTGGGATCAAACAACTTTTGTGGGTAGATTTCGCCACTTTGCCTTTATCTCTAACCCACTGCTTTCGTTGGTGCCAGAAAAAGAGTTGTATAAGGCTAAAGAactctattttaaatataa AGAAGGAAATGAGCCATCCGAAACAAGATTAGAACAAGTAGTAAGAGCTAAGCAGTTATATGAGTCAGCATTCCACCCCGATAGTGGAGAACTTCAGAATGTCTTCGGTAGGATGTCGTTCCAAATGCCCGGAGGATGTCTGGTTACAGGAGCAATGTTGCAGTGGTATag GACTGCAACGGCAGTGGTATTTTGGCAGTGGGTGAACCAGTCGTTCAATGCGTTAGTAAATTATACGAACCGAAACGCCAATTCGCCCCTAACTACGAAACAAATGGGTGCCGCGTATGTGTCCGCGACATCTGCTGCAATGGCCACGGCGCTTACCTTCAAATTTGTTATACAGAAACAAGCCAAGAATCCCATTTTAGCG AGATTTGTACCGTTTGCTGCGGTGGCGGCCGCTAACTGGGTGAACATTCCACTCATGAgacaaaatgaaattttacttG gtttGGATGTAACGGACGAAAATGGTAACATTATTGGAAAATCACAACTAGCACCAGTTAAGGGAATTTCACAAGTTGTTACATCGAG AATCGTAATGTGCGCACCGGGAATGTTACTCCTTCCTGTGATAATGGAGAGGATCGAACCCAAGGCCTGGATGCAGAGGATCAAGTGGGCTCACATTGGCATACAGACAGGCATAGTTGGATTGTT tttaaCATTCATGGTGCCTACAGCGTGCGCTATATTCCCACAACGATG caAATTGTCAATTGACACAATCAAACGCTTTGAGAAGGACAGATATGATGAAATTGTGAAAAACACAGACGGAAAGCCTCCAGAATATGTATACTTCAACAAGGGATTGTAA
- the LOC123720240 gene encoding PWWP domain-containing protein 2A-like yields MVAVLATADIMMIQKNSQILVNVEEALEDLLVVSYSSENKKFQGVLLDSNKGNLPFGVYSLNPAFTKLGNKDAGCDEKLHSVSQRFTYQEPQFVDEENKFKKQARKSKPQPRQKMTVRLRPRKVLCSNCQGICNENNENVDVSKKRKLDSDDDTPKQSSDSSKLDKKYTNMKSMLIPKLSRLQPSEISNAMKSTRSSDKFRTAETELCVDSEQTQEVAFVSVSDNNDNTLDTKNGDSSFSNLFSNARTLKICFGEGEGTVVKIPPLNSDFNEDSGVSCDMARTSKPDIKAVKKALKKAKKQAKKSATKTDTFNDLSPKYIGALSPKNNLSQVSPSDPLEKKHKHKVKHKKKNRVTRQKDENSSKSDNDYFSDIKDSCLNQKVSINLQRLRSNSYECKDDESDDCESETVPDFPAKSESIGGRLVRVSPGDIVWGKVVGFPWWPGRVLSLASTSRAHVAWFASTTSSLMPCDSLCPFLEDYKICFNKKKRGPYKEAVKQATMKAKENESLDPLASPNALAAVSPQPIDVFS; encoded by the exons atggTGGCTGTTCTAGCAACAGCCGATATTATGATGATTCAAAAGAATTCCCAAATCTTAGTGAATGTTGAAGAAGCTTTAGAGGATTTATTAGTGGTCTCATATTCTAGTGAAAATAAGAAGTTTCAGGGTGTACTTTTAGATTCCAATAAGGG CAATTTACCATTTGGTGTATATAGTCTCAATCCAGCTTTTACAAAACTAGGTAATAAAGATGCTGGTTGCGATGAAAAGCTACATTCAGTTAGTCAAAGATTTACTTATCAAGAACCTCAATTCGTGGATGaggaaaacaaatttaaaaagcagGCAAGGAAAAGCAAGCCTCAACCACGTCAAAAGATGACGGTGCGACTACGACCTCGAAAAGTCCTGTGTTCAAATTGCCAGGGTATTTGCAATGAGAACAATGAAAATGTAGACGTGTCGAAAAAACGTAAGCTAGATTCTGACGATGATACACCTAAGCAATCCTCTGATTCATcgaaattagataaaaaatacaccaaTATGAAGAGTATGTTAATTCCAAAACTGTCTAGATTGCAACCAAGTGAAATTTCAAATGCTATGAAGTCTACCAGGAGTAGTGATAAATTTAGAACTGCAGAAACTGAATTATGTGTTGATAGTGAGCAAACACAAGAAGTTGCATTTGTAAGCGTTTCTGATAACAATGACAATACATTGGACACTAAGAATGGTGACTCATCATTTAGCAACCTATTTTCAAATGCGAGAActcttaaaatatgttttggtgAAGGCGAAGGCACTGTTGTAAAAATACCACCCCTCAACAGCGATTTTAATGAAGATTCTGGTGTGTCATGTGATATGGCAAGGACTTCTAAACCAGATATAAAAGCTGTTAAAAAAGCACTAAAAAAAGCCAAGAAGCAAGCTAAAAAAAGTGCAACTAAGACAGACacttttaatgatttatcACCAAAATATATTGGCGCATTATCtccaaaaaataatctatCACAAGTCTCACCTTCGGACCCTTTAGAAAagaaacataaacataaagttaaacataaaaaaaagaatcgTGTAACACGTCAAAAAGATGAAAACTCATCAAAAAGTGACAATGATTATTTTAGTGATATTAAAGACAGttgtttaaatcaaaaagttTCTATAAATTTGCAACGATTACGTAGCAATTCGTATGAATGCAAAGATGATGAATCAGATGATTGTGAAAGTGAAACAGTTCCAGACTTTCCTGCTAAATCAGAAAGTATTGGAGGAAGGTTGGTTAGGGTTTCACCTGGTGATATTGTGTGGGGAAAGGTGGTTGGATTCCCCTGGTGGCCAGGCAGGGTTCTCAGCCTTGCTTCTACTTCTAGGGCTCATGTTGCATGGTTTGCTTCAACTACATCATCACTCATGCCCTGTGACAGCTTGTGCCCATTTTTAGAAGATtataag